GGAAAAAGTCAAAGAGGGGGATATCCAGTTTATAAAAAAAAAATGTTACAATGGCATATAAGAATTAGTGCATATGCAGAAAGGCTTATAAAAGGATTAAATTTAATTAACTCTTCTCTATCTCTTAAAAAATTACAATTAAATTGGATAGGAAAATCAAAAGAAATTTCTTTACAATTAAAAATTGTATACACTATTAATAATATTGATAAAATTGAATTATTTATTTCATTTCCAGAAATGATATTTGGAATGACTTTTATTATTTTATCTCCAGATCATCCACTTGTAACTAAAATTAGTGTTCCTTTTCATAAGGAAAAGGTTTTAACATATTTAATGCAAAAACTTGATTCTGATGAATATATAAAAAAACCTTCTGGAATTTTTACAGGAAATTATGTTTTTCATCCCATTATTAAAAATAAAAAAATTCCTATTTATATTAGTAGTTTTTTTTCTATCAATAAAAAAATAAAATCTATGATAGGAATTCCTGTATATGAAGAAAAATGTAATATTTTTGCTAAAAAATTTAAATTAGAAATTATTCAAGTTTTTGAAAAAAATGATATATGTATTAATTCTGATTTATTAAATGGATTAAATAAAAAACAAGCAAGAGAAAAAATTATAAAAATATTAATAGAAAAAAAAATAGGTAAACAAAATATTACGTATAAAATACGTGATGCTATTTTTTCTAGACAAAGATATTGGGGAGAACCAATTCCTATTTATTTTAAAAATAAAATTCCAAAAACAATTCCTGTAGATAAATTACCAATTATTTTACCAAAAATAAATAATTATCATCCAAAAAACGGAAAATCTTCATTAATTAGAGCAAAAAATTGGGCATGGGATGAAAAAAATATGAAAATAGTTTCAAATACATTAATTGATTATAAAAATATATTTCCAATAGAAACAAATACAATGCCAAGTTGGGCCGGATCTAGTTGGTATTTTTTAAGATATATGGATGTTCATAATAACAAATTTTTTCTTGATAAAAAAAAAGAAAATTATTGGAAAAATATTGATTTATATATTGGAGGATCAGAACATAGTACTGGACATTTAATTTATGCAAGATTTTGGCATAAATTTTTAAAGGATAGAGGATGGGTTACAACTGAAGAACCTTTTAAAAAGGTATTAAATCAAGGAATGATTCTAAATTATTCTGCTTTTATACTCAAAATTATAGGAGAAAATACTTTTATTTCTTATGGATTAAGAAAAAAGAAAAAAAATGTTTTATTTCAAGAAATTTATGTAGATATTTCCTTAATAAGGAATAATAAAGAATTAGATATAGAAAAATTTAAAAAAAATAAACCAGAATTTCGTTTTTCAACTTTCCTTTTAGAAGGAGAAATTTTTCTTTGTAAAAGAAAATTAGAAAAAATGTCTAAATCTAAATATAATGTAATTAATCCTGATGATATTTGTAATAAATATGGATCAGATATATTTAGAATGTATGAAATGTTTTTAGGTCCTATTACTCAATCTAAACCTTGGAATGATGAAAAAATAAATGGAATTAAAAATTTTATAAATAAATTTTGGCGTTTATTTCATAATAATAATAAATTTCAAGTTAGTGAAATAAATCCAACATTTAAAGAATTACAAATTTTACATCATAATATTAAAAATATACAGGATAAAATAGAATCTTTTTCTTTCAATACATCAATTAGTTCATTGATGATTTTTGTAAATGAATTAACCATATTAAAATGTAATAAAAGAAAAATATTGGAACCTTTAGTTCAATTAATAGCACCTTTTTCTCCTCATATAGCTGAAGAATTATGGTTTAAATTAGGAAAAAATAAATCTATTATTCATTATTTAATTCCTAATTTTCATCCAAAATATCTAATAATAGATAAAATTATCTATCCTATTATGTTTAATGGAAAATTAAAGTTTACAGAAAAATTTAATTCTAATATTTCAATAAAAGAAATAAAAAATCAAATTTTAAATCATTATAAAATAAAATCTTTTTTACAAGAAAAAAAAATAAAAAAAATAATTATAATTCCTAAAAAAATAATAAATATTTTACATGATTAAATCATCGATATGATATATATTATAAAGTATTATAAAGTTTTATATTAAAATTTTCTACATAAAATGTAGATTTGTATTATGTATTTAGAACATTTTTATATTTTATTTTAAAAAAATAAAAAATGTGTAAAAACTTTTATGTCAAAAAAAAACAAATTAAAACTGGTACATACAGTTTTTTTAATTGTATAGAAAAAAATTTTGATAAAGCTACACGATTTATTTCTATTGAAAAAGGTCTTTTAGAACATATTAAAGCTTGTAATTCTGTATATCATATGAATTTTCCTGTAAAAATAGGAAAAAAAATAAAAGTTATTGAAGCTTATAGAGTTCAACATTCTCATCATAAATTACCATGTAAAGGAGGAATTAGATACAGCATAAAAGTTAATCAAGATGAAATTATGACTTTAGCAGCTTTAATGAGCTATAAATGTGCTATAGTAGATGTCCCTTTTGGAGGAGCTAAAGGTGGTATTAAAATTGATCCACAAATTATATCATATGAGAATATAGAAAAAATAACTCGTCGTTATACTTCTGAATTAATTAAAAAAAATTTTATTGGTCCAGGAATAGATGTTCCAGCTCCTGATTATGGAACTGGAGAAAGAGAAATGAGTTGGATTTTTGATACTTATTTATCTATACGTCCGGGAGATGTAGATGCATTAGCATGTGTAACAGGAAAACCTGTATCCCAGGGAGGGGTTAGAGGAAGAAAAGAAGCAACAGGATTAGGTGTTTTTTATGGTATTAGAGAATTATGTTCTATCAAAGAAGATATGAAATCTATAGGACTTGATGTAGGATTAATAGATAAAAAAATTATAATACAAGGATTAGGAAATGTTGGTTATCATGCTGCTACTTTTTTTCATGAATCAGGAGCTATTATTATTGCTTTAGCAGAAAGAGAAGGAGCTATTTATAATAAAAAAGGATTAAATATTTCCGAAGTTATTTTACATTTAAAAAATACTGGATCTATATTAAATTTTCCAGAAGCAAAAAATATTGAAAATACAGAACATGCTCTAGAATTAGAATGTGATATTTTAATTCCTGCAGCATTAGAAAATGTTATTCATAAAAATAATGCAAATCGTATTAAAGCTAAAATTATTGGAGAAGCTGCAAATGGTCCTATTACTCCAGAAGCTGATGAAATATTGGAAAAAAAAGGAATTATTATAGTTCCAGATATTTATTTAAATGCAGGTGGAGTAACTGTTTCTTATTTTGAATGGTTAAAAAATTTAAGTCATGTTCGTTATGGACGAATGGAAAAAAGATTTAGTGAAAATATGAATGCAGAATTATTACAAATTGTTGAAACTATTTGCAAAAAAAAAATTTCAAAAGAAGAAAAAAAAATAATATTAAGAGGACCAAGAGAAATAGATTTAGTTAGAAGTGGATTAGAAGATACAATGATTAGTGGATTTCATAAAATTCGTGATTTACAAAAATCATTAAAAATAGAAAATATGCGTACTGCAGCATTTGTTTTTGCTATAAATAAAATTGTAGATTCTTATGAAAAATTAGGAATTTTTCCATAAAATCCTTTTTCTTAAAAAATATATTTTTATGTAAATATCTTTTTCATGAAGTACAAAAGATCATTATTGAAATTAAGCGGAGAAGCTTTAATGGGAAACAACGAATTTGGACTTCATTCTACTCGTCTTCAACAATATGCTGAAGAAGTTAAAAAAGTAGTAGATATGGGAGCTCAAGTAGCTATAGTCATTGGAGGAGGAAATATATTTAGAGGATTTTCTAGAATAAAGGAAAAGACTATAAATCGTATAGAAGGAGATTATATGGGTATGTTAGCTACCGTTATTAACGGTATAGCTTTTCAATCATATTTAGAAAATATAGGAATATGTGCTTATATTCAAACAGCTATTAAAATGGATCAAATAGCAGAACCTTTTGGTAAAGATAGAGCTATTCATCATCTTGAAAAAGGAAGAGTTGTAATATTTGTCGCAGGATTAGGAAATCCTTATTTTACTACAGATACAGCTGCTGTTTTACGTGCTATAGAAATTAAAGCCGATATTTTATTAAAAGGAACTAGAGTTGATGGAATTTATACTACAGATCCTGAAAAAGATAAATATGCAAAAAAAATTAAAAATATATCTTTTGATATGGTATACCAAATGGGAATTAAAGTTATGGATCAAACTGCATTTATTTTAGGAAATGAAAATAATTTACCAATTATAATTTTTGATATTAATAGAAAAGGAAATTTTAAAAAAGTAATTTCTGGAGAAGAAATAGGAACTTTAGTTTCTAAAAAAAAATATAATATATGAATTATGGATGAATTAAACAATATTTTTTTTTCTTGTAAAAAAGATATGGAAAAAATTTTAAAAAAATTAAAAGAAGAAATTCATCGTATTCGATTAGGTAGTAAATCTATATCTTCTTTTTTAGGAAAAATAAAAATAAAATGTTATGGAAGTTATTTCCTACTTATAGAAGTAGCAAATATTACTGTTTTAGACAGTATGAATATAACGATTCATCCTTGGGATCGTTCTATTATAACACATATAGATAAAGCTATAATAGATGCTAATTTAGGATTTATGCCAACTAATAAAGGAGAATTTATTCATATACATTTACCAATTATTACAGAAGAAGGAAGAAAAAATTTAATAAAAAAAATTAAATTACAAACAGAACATACAAAAATTCTTATAAGAAATGTACGAAAAAAAAATAAACAATATATAAGAAAATTAAAAATATCTAAAGATTTTTTAAAAGTAGGAGAAAATAAAATACAAAAAATAACAAGTGAATATATACAAAAAATAGAAGATTTATTTCTTTATAAAGAACAAGAAATATTGATAATATAATGTATAATGATAAAAAAATATTCAATTAAAGAATTATTAAATAAAGGAAAAGATGTTATAAATAAAAAAGTCTTAGTTGAAGGATGGATTCGTTCTTTTCGTTATTCTATTTTTATTATTTTAAATGATGGATCTACAATTAAAAATTTGCAAATTATTTTATCCAAAAAATTGGAAAAAAAAATTTATAAAAAAATAACAATTGGAACTTCCATTCAAGTTATAGGAACTGTAATAAAAAGTATCGGAAAAAAACAATACATAGAATTACTATCTTCAGATATTACTATATATGAATCTGTAAATTCATCAATTCTTCAAAAATCTATTTTACAACCTAAAAAACATAGTTTTGAAAAAATTCGTGAACAAGCTCATTTACGTTTTAGAACAAATATTTTTAGTTGTGTTATGCGAATTCGTCATCATATAGCTTTTTGTATTCATAAATATTTTCATATTAATGATTTTTTTTATATTCATACTCCAATAATCACTACTTTAAATTGTGAAGGTAGTGGAAAAATGTTTCAAATTACTACTATGGATTTTAAAAAAAATCCAATAGATTTTACAAAAGATTTTTTTAAATGTAAAACTTATTTAAGTGTATCTGGACAATTAGAAGCAGAAACAGCCGCTTTAGGATTAGGAAAAGTTTATACATTTGGACCTGTATTTCGTGCAGAAAATTCTAACACTTCACGACATTTATCCGAATTTTGGATGATAGAACCAGAAATTGCTTTTTATAATCTAGAAGAAAATATAAATTTAGCTGAAGATTTTTTAAAATTTATTATTAAATATATTCTTAATAAGAATATAGAAGATTTATTTTTTTTAAATGAATATTTTAAAAAATGGAACAAAAATGATAAAAAATATCTTTTAGATAAATTATATCTCATTTTAAAATTTCCATTTAAAAGAATTTCTTATACAGAAGCTATAAAAATTCTTCTTAAAGAAGAAAAAAATAAAAATATAAAATTTTTTCATCCAATTATTTGGGGTATGGATTTACAATCAGAACATGAACAATATTTAGTTAATAAATATTTTAAAATACCTGTTATTATATTTGATTATCCTTCTTGTATTAAAGCTTTTTATATGCGTATTAATAATGATGGAAAAACAGTTAGAGCTATGGATATCTTATTTCCAGAAATAGGAGAAATTATTGGAGGATCTCAAAGAGAAGAACGTTATGAAATATTATTACAACGCATAAAAGATACAAATACGGATAAAAATAAACTTTGGTGGTATTTAGATACACGTCGTTTTGGTTCTGTCCCTCATAGTGGATTTGGGTTAGGATTTGATCGTTTAGTTCAATTTATCACAGGAATGAATAATATTCGTGATGTTATTCCATTCCCAAGAACTCCAAATAATGCAGAATTTTAAAACATATTATGTTAAAACATCAATTATCCCAAAGAGGACTACATAAACTTTCTCCATTACAAATTAAATTAATGAAATTAGTTCAATTATCTACTTTAGATTTTGAACAAAGAGTTCAAAAAGAATTAGAAGAAAATCCTGCTTTAGAAGAAGAATATTTTTCTGATTTAGAAGAAAAACATTCAGAATCAGAAATATTAGAATTAGAAGAAAAAAATTATGATTCTGATATTATAGAAAATCAAAATCAATCTATAAATATTTCTGATATTGATGAATATTTCAGTTATGATGAAATGGAAGATTTTCAAGTTAATCATAAAAATTACGGAATAGAAAAAAATATTTCTATTATTTCTGGAATTTCTTTTCAAGAATATTTAAAAAATCAATTACATACTTTTTTTTTGACGGAAAAAGATTTATTGATAGCAGATTTTATATTAGGAAATATAGATGATAATGGTTATATAAGAAGAAAAATTACATCTATAGTAGATGATATTTTATTAACACTTGGAATATTAGTTACTAAAAATAAAGTAGAACAATTAATTATAAATTATATACAAAAATTAGATCCTGTCGGAGTAGGAGCTAGAAATTTACAAGAATGTTTACTTATTCAATTAGGTAAAAAAAAAATAACTAAAAAAATTATTTTAGCTAAAAAAATTATACAATCAAATTTTGAATTTTTTATAAAAAAAAATTATCAAAAATTGCAAAAAAAGTTAGGAATAACAAAAAAAAAATTACGAGAATCGATGCTTCAAATAGAAAAATTAAATCCAAAACCAGGAAGAATTTATTCTGATAATACAAAAAATTTTGATTATATTATTCCTGATTTTACTATTTGTATAGTAGATAATAAATTAGAACTTTCTTTAAATCAAAAAAATATTCCAGAATTAAAAGTTTCATCTATTTATTTAAAAATGTTAAATTCTTATAAATCTTCAAAAGAAAAAAGTTTTAAAAAAAATGAAGAAACTATTGTTTTTTTAAAACAAAAAATAGATTCAGCTAAATGGTTTGTAGATGCAATTAAAAAACGTAAAAATACATTAATGTTAACAATGAATGCTATTATGGATTATCAAAAAGAATATTTTTTAACTGGAGATATAATTAAAATAAAACCTATGATTTTAAAAAATATTTCACAAAAAATTGGTTTAGGTATTTCTACAGTTTCTCGTGTTGCTAATAGTAAATATGTTAATACACCATATGGAACTTTTTTAATAAAAAGTTTTTTTTCCGAAAAAATGAAAAATAAAGAAGGAGAAGAAATTTCTTCTATTGAAATTAAAAAACTTTTATTAGAATCTATTGCAAAGGAAAATAAAAAAAAACCTTTTACTGATGAAAAGTTATCTAAAATACTCAAAAAAAAAGGTTATTTAATAGCTAGAAGAACAGTAGCTAAATATAGAGATCAAATGCATATTCCTGTTGCAAGAATGCGAAAAAATTTATAATTTTTTTATAATTATTGTTTTCCAATTGGAAAATTCTTTTATAGATAAAAAAGATAATTCTCTACCATATCCAGATTTTTTTACTCCTCCAAAAGGAAATCTAACATCTGATTTTACAATTTCATTAATAAATACCATACCAGTTTCTATTTTTTTAGAAAAATTTTCAGCTTTTTCTAAATCTTTTGTCCAAATAGATGCCCCTAATCCATAACATGTATTATTAACTATATCAGGAATTTCTTCTTCTATAGAAAAAGAATAAATAATTCCTATTGGCCCAAATATTTCTTCTTTTTTTATTATAAAATTATCTTTTTCTACCATCAATAAAGATGGGGAAAAAAAATTCCCATCTTTATGAGTATCTAAACATATTTTTCCTCCATTTGATATTATATTCTTATATTGTTGATATAATTTTTTTGATAAATCAGAACGGGAAATATAACCAATTTTAGTATATTCATCATATAAATCACCTCTTTTATATTTTTTCATTTCTTGAATAACTATATCTATAAAATCATCAATAATCAATTTATCTACAATAAATCTTTTTGCAGAAATACATGTTTGTCCAGTATTATTTAATCTTGATTCTGTAGCTATTTTTGCTATTTTTTTAATATTTTCAACATCTTTCATAATCACAAAAGCATCATTTCCTCCTAATTCTAAAATAGATTTTTTAGTATATTTTCCAGATAATGATCCTATAATACTTCCAGATAAAGAACTTCCTGTAAATGTTACTCCTTGTATTATTGGATTTGCTATAACTAATTCTATTTTAGAAACATCTATTAATAAAACTTGAAAAATTCCTTTTGGAAAACCAGATTTTATAAACATTTTTTCCAAAGTTATACAACTTTCTGATGTATTTAAAGCTGGTTTAATAAGAATTACATTTCCTAATACTAAATTAGGAATAGTAGACCTTATAGTTTGCCAAATCGGATAATTCCAAGGCATAATTCCTAATATAGCACCTATTGATTCAAATAATACATAAGATTTTTCATATTCAGTATATATTTTTTGAAAAAAAATAGATTCTTTTAATTGGCAATAATATTTACATAAGTGTATGCTTTTATTTACTTCTAAACGAGATTGAGTAATAGGTTTTCCCATTTCTTGGGTTATTAAATAGGATATAATATCTATATTTTTTTGCATACAAAAATATAATTCCGTTATATATTTAATTCTAGTATTAAAGGAAAAATTTTTCCATTTTTTATATGCATTATGAGCTATAGATAATTTTTTTTTAATATTTTTTTCAGATAAAAAATAATAATTATTTAAAATTTTATTATTTACAGGATTAATAGTTTGAAACATTTTTTTTAAATTTTACTTTTACCATTCAATCCAATAGAAATTTTTGCATTAAAAGCTATAGCATATAATTTTATTTTTTTTAAAAATAAAAGCATTCCATTTGCTCGAATAGGAGATAAAAAAGTTTGAAATCCTATTTCATAAATAAAATTCGTATTTGAATAAATAATTTCAAAAGGAAATAAACCTGAATAAACACGAATCATAAGAGCTGCCATACCTCTAGGTAATAATGCATCACCGTCAGCAGAAAAAAAAATACGAGATTCTTTTAATTTAGCATCTAGCCAAATTTTTGATTGACAACCTTGAATTAATTTTTCATTTGATCTAAAATTATCTGATTTTTTTGGTAATTTTTTTCCTAAATCTATCAAATATTCATATTTTTCTTCCCAACTATTTAGAATATGAAACTCTTTTTTTATTATTTCTTCTTTTTTATGTAAAGTCATTTCTAAATTTTTATATAAATAAAATAAAAAAATTAAGAATATTAATTAGAAAGTTTTATTCTTGCTAGTTTCGCCGCTTCTGTCATATTTTTTAAAGATTTTAATACTTCCTCCCATTTTCTAGTTTTTAATCCACAATCGGGATTTACCCAAATATTTTTAATTGGTAATGTTTTAGAAGCTTTTTTTATTAAATCAAAAATTTCTTCTACAGAAGGAATTCTAGGTGAATGAATATCATATACCCCTGGTCCTATTTCATTAGGATAAGAAAAAACAGAAAAAGCTTTTAATAATTCCATTTTTGATCTAGAAGTTTCCATAGTAATGACATCAGCATCAAGATGTGAAATATGCTTTAATATATCATTAAATTCACTATAACACATATGTGTATGAATTTGAGTTTCATCTTTTACACCACTTGAAGAAATACGAAATGATTTAATAGCCCAATCAAAATAAAAATTCCAATTCTTTTTTTTCAAAGGTAATCCTTCTCTCAGAGCAGGTTCGTCAATTTGAATAATTTTAATTCCTAATTTTTCTAAAGATAAAACTTCTTCTCTAATAGCCCAAGCTATTTGATAAGCAGTATAATAAATAGGTTGATCATCTCTAACAAAAGACCATTGTAAAATGGTAACTGGACCAGTTAACATTCCTTTCATTAATTTTTTTGTTTTCGATTGAGCAAAACATATCCAATCAATAGTCATATTACCAATACGATTAACATCTCCATAAATAATAGGAGGTTTTACACATCGACTTCCATAACTTTGAACCCATCCATTATTAGTAGAAAGTATTCCTTTTAATTTGTCAGAAAAATATTCTACCATATCAGTTCGTTCAAATTCACCATGAACTAAAACATCTAAATCTATTTCTTCTTGTTTTTTAATAACATTTATAATATAATGTTGTATTTTTTTATCATATTCTTCTTTATTTAATTCGTTTTTACGAAATTTATTTCGTAAACTACGTATTTCTTTCGTTTGAGGAAAAGATCCTATAGTAGTAGTTGGAAATAAAGGAAGATTAAATTTTTCTTTTTGTATTCTTTGTCGAATAGAAAAAGGATTTTTTCTTTGTATATCTTTATCTTTTATTTTTTTTACTCTTTCTTTTATTTTTTTATCATGAAAAATAGAAGAATTTTTATTTTTTTCAAAAAAAGAAAAATTATTTAATAAAATATTTTTATCTCCTTTTATAATACATTCTAAATCATTTAATTCATAAATTTTTTGTTTAGCAAAAGACATTCTATTTTTGATGTCTTTATGAATAAAATTTTCATATTCTATATTTATAGGAATATGTAAAAGAGAACAGTTTGGTGCTATCATTACACGATTTTCTCCTATATATTTTATTGTTTTTTTAATTTTATTGATTGAATGAGTATAATTATTTTTCCATATATTTCTTCCATCAATGATACCTAATGATAAAATAATTTTTGATTCTTTGAAAAAGAAAAGTATTTTTTCTAATTGTTCTGAGTCTTCTACTAAATCTATATGCAAAGCTTTTATAAAAATATCTTTCAAAAGATAAAGATTTTCCGAAATTCCATCAAAGTAAGAAGTCAATAAAATATTAATTTCTGAACAAAATTGAGATATTTTTTTATAAGCATATTGAAATGCTTCTTTTTCTTTTTCAGACATATCTAAAACTAAAATAGGTTCATCTAATTGAATCCATTTTACTCCTTTATTTTTTAAATCATTGATAATTTTTATATAAACAGGAACAAGATTTTCAATTAAATCCATCCTATGAAAGGATTTATCTTTTTCTTTTTTTTCTTTTCCCAAAAAAAGGTAAGATATTGGTCCTATTAATACAGGCTTTATTTTTTTTACTGACTTGAATAAGTTTTTTGATTCTTCTAATTCATCGAAAATTTTTTTTGAAAAAATATAAAATTTTTGATTTTTATAAAATTCTGGAACTATGTAATGATAATTTGTATTAAACCATTTCGTCATTTCCATTGCTTTTATATCCCATCCATCCTTTTGAAAACCCCTTGCCATAGCAAAATATAAATCAATATTATTTTCAATAGTTTTTATAGAAAGATAAGATTCTGGTATATTTCCTAATAAAAAGGACATATCTAAAACATGATCGTAAAAACTAAAATCGTTGCATGGAATTAAATCTAAATTTGCTATTTCCTGCATTATCCAATTTTCTTTCCTTATTTTTCTACCTACTTCAAATAAAGCATTTAAATCAATTTTTTGAGACCAATAAGCTTCACAAGCTTTTTTTAATTCTCTTTTTATTCCTATACGAGGATAACCCAAATTATGTTTCAGCATATTTTATTAATTAAATCTATCTATTTTTTTGAATTTTTTTTTCTAAATATCTAATATTTGATATAAATATTCTAAAATTTTTTTATCTAAAATAGAAAAATAAATATTTCTTCTTATCATCATCATATGAGCTGTTTCACAAACTTGATAAAAAGGTATTTTTTTTCTATATTGTATTCCACCAAAAGAAAAAGAAGGAATATATCTAGGTGGAAATCCATATCCAAAAATATTAGAACTAACTCCTACTATTGTAGCTGTATTAAATTGGGTATTTATTCCAGATTTAGAGTGATCTCCCATAATAATACCAAAAAATTGTAAATCAATAGGAATGAAATCTTTTTTTTCATAATTCCAAACTGTTACTTTATGATAATCATTTCTTAAATTAGAAACATTAGTTCCAGCTCCTAAATTACACCATTCTCCTAAAATAGTATTTCCTAAAAATCCATCATGAGCTTTATTAGAATAAGAAAAAATTACAGAATTTATAATTTCTCCACCTATTTTACAAGAATGACCAATAGTTGTTCCTCCATATATTTTTGAACCAATATTTAATATTGAGTTTTTTCCAATACATACTGGTCCTCTTATTACAGATCCTTCCATTATTTCAACTCCTTTTTCAATATATATTGGACCAAAATGAGCATTTAATACAACATTATTTGCTTTTATATTTTCTTCTAAAAAAATTTCTTTTTTATTA
The sequence above is a segment of the Blattabacterium cuenoti genome. Coding sequences within it:
- the rpoN gene encoding RNA polymerase factor sigma-54, translated to MLKHQLSQRGLHKLSPLQIKLMKLVQLSTLDFEQRVQKELEENPALEEEYFSDLEEKHSESEILELEEKNYDSDIIENQNQSINISDIDEYFSYDEMEDFQVNHKNYGIEKNISIISGISFQEYLKNQLHTFFLTEKDLLIADFILGNIDDNGYIRRKITSIVDDILLTLGILVTKNKVEQLIINYIQKLDPVGVGARNLQECLLIQLGKKKITKKIILAKKIIQSNFEFFIKKNYQKLQKKLGITKKKLRESMLQIEKLNPKPGRIYSDNTKNFDYIIPDFTICIVDNKLELSLNQKNIPELKVSSIYLKMLNSYKSSKEKSFKKNEETIVFLKQKIDSAKWFVDAIKKRKNTLMLTMNAIMDYQKEYFLTGDIIKIKPMILKNISQKIGLGISTVSRVANSKYVNTPYGTFLIKSFFSEKMKNKEGEEISSIEIKKLLLESIAKENKKKPFTDEKLSKILKKKGYLIARRTVAKYRDQMHIPVARMRKNL
- a CDS encoding ribosome-recycling factor, which translates into the protein MDELNNIFFSCKKDMEKILKKLKEEIHRIRLGSKSISSFLGKIKIKCYGSYFLLIEVANITVLDSMNITIHPWDRSIITHIDKAIIDANLGFMPTNKGEFIHIHLPIITEEGRKNLIKKIKLQTEHTKILIRNVRKKNKQYIRKLKISKDFLKVGENKIQKITSEYIQKIEDLFLYKEQEILII
- the pyrH gene encoding UMP kinase → MKYKRSLLKLSGEALMGNNEFGLHSTRLQQYAEEVKKVVDMGAQVAIVIGGGNIFRGFSRIKEKTINRIEGDYMGMLATVINGIAFQSYLENIGICAYIQTAIKMDQIAEPFGKDRAIHHLEKGRVVIFVAGLGNPYFTTDTAAVLRAIEIKADILLKGTRVDGIYTTDPEKDKYAKKIKNISFDMVYQMGIKVMDQTAFILGNENNLPIIIFDINRKGNFKKVISGEEIGTLVSKKKYNI
- a CDS encoding Glu/Leu/Phe/Val family dehydrogenase — its product is MCKNFYVKKKQIKTGTYSFFNCIEKNFDKATRFISIEKGLLEHIKACNSVYHMNFPVKIGKKIKVIEAYRVQHSHHKLPCKGGIRYSIKVNQDEIMTLAALMSYKCAIVDVPFGGAKGGIKIDPQIISYENIEKITRRYTSELIKKNFIGPGIDVPAPDYGTGEREMSWIFDTYLSIRPGDVDALACVTGKPVSQGGVRGRKEATGLGVFYGIRELCSIKEDMKSIGLDVGLIDKKIIIQGLGNVGYHAATFFHESGAIIIALAEREGAIYNKKGLNISEVILHLKNTGSILNFPEAKNIENTEHALELECDILIPAALENVIHKNNANRIKAKIIGEAANGPITPEADEILEKKGIIIVPDIYLNAGGVTVSYFEWLKNLSHVRYGRMEKRFSENMNAELLQIVETICKKKISKEEKKIILRGPREIDLVRSGLEDTMISGFHKIRDLQKSLKIENMRTAAFVFAINKIVDSYEKLGIFP
- the leuS gene encoding leucine--tRNA ligase, which codes for MEYNFKEIEKRWQIYWKKYNIFFTKENEKNKKYYILNMFPYPSGAGLHIGHCLGYIASDIYARYKRARGYNVLMPIGFDSFGLPAEQYAIQTGKHPYNTTIQNSKKYKNQMDQIGISFDWNRKFFTSDPNYYRWTQWMFIQIFNSWYDKNCEKAKPINLLIEEFYKNGNNFINASTSYKYKFNSKIWKKLNFYEKESILLNYRLAFLCKNIVNWCPGLGTVLANDEIKNGKSQRGGYPVYKKKMLQWHIRISAYAERLIKGLNLINSSLSLKKLQLNWIGKSKEISLQLKIVYTINNIDKIELFISFPEMIFGMTFIILSPDHPLVTKISVPFHKEKVLTYLMQKLDSDEYIKKPSGIFTGNYVFHPIIKNKKIPIYISSFFSINKKIKSMIGIPVYEEKCNIFAKKFKLEIIQVFEKNDICINSDLLNGLNKKQAREKIIKILIEKKIGKQNITYKIRDAIFSRQRYWGEPIPIYFKNKIPKTIPVDKLPIILPKINNYHPKNGKSSLIRAKNWAWDEKNMKIVSNTLIDYKNIFPIETNTMPSWAGSSWYFLRYMDVHNNKFFLDKKKENYWKNIDLYIGGSEHSTGHLIYARFWHKFLKDRGWVTTEEPFKKVLNQGMILNYSAFILKIIGENTFISYGLRKKKKNVLFQEIYVDISLIRNNKELDIEKFKKNKPEFRFSTFLLEGEIFLCKRKLEKMSKSKYNVINPDDICNKYGSDIFRMYEMFLGPITQSKPWNDEKINGIKNFINKFWRLFHNNNKFQVSEINPTFKELQILHHNIKNIQDKIESFSFNTSISSLMIFVNELTILKCNKRKILEPLVQLIAPFSPHIAEELWFKLGKNKSIIHYLIPNFHPKYLIIDKIIYPIMFNGKLKFTEKFNSNISIKEIKNQILNHYKIKSFLQEKKIKKIIIIPKKIINILHD
- the asnS gene encoding asparagine--tRNA ligase; translation: MIKKYSIKELLNKGKDVINKKVLVEGWIRSFRYSIFIILNDGSTIKNLQIILSKKLEKKIYKKITIGTSIQVIGTVIKSIGKKQYIELLSSDITIYESVNSSILQKSILQPKKHSFEKIREQAHLRFRTNIFSCVMRIRHHIAFCIHKYFHINDFFYIHTPIITTLNCEGSGKMFQITTMDFKKNPIDFTKDFFKCKTYLSVSGQLEAETAALGLGKVYTFGPVFRAENSNTSRHLSEFWMIEPEIAFYNLEENINLAEDFLKFIIKYILNKNIEDLFFLNEYFKKWNKNDKKYLLDKLYLILKFPFKRISYTEAIKILLKEEKNKNIKFFHPIIWGMDLQSEHEQYLVNKYFKIPVIIFDYPSCIKAFYMRINNDGKTVRAMDILFPEIGEIIGGSQREERYEILLQRIKDTNTDKNKLWWYLDTRRFGSVPHSGFGLGFDRLVQFITGMNNIRDVIPFPRTPNNAEF